The proteins below come from a single Argentina anserina chromosome 1, drPotAnse1.1, whole genome shotgun sequence genomic window:
- the LOC126800875 gene encoding B3 domain-containing transcription factor VRN1-like — MGSLGRKSFCATSPHFFKIILEDTSSDYKLTIPKKFFIKFGEDLSNLVRLKLPSGSEWEVELTRRNGEAWFEKGWPEFSRFCSLEYGSFLVFRYEGNSHFQVYIFDKSATEIDYPLTVPKIEVVDEDDLSVEIVEDLAPCPKRREHSLLFLPTYKKMRTSLSGRQDLISENENTHDMKPMTNKDSHCSKAEIKGATECATKADVGSSSMPESVPRQKCHKNLGRMEPLTTTEKAIALERANDFTSDQPYLKMAMQPSHIHSGSILPAGIAILRVSVGRTWSVKFKYDHNNSKARLSSDWSLFVQDNNLKVGDVCVFVLNDCNELLFEVFFFPTIEATDHTFSPGYGRGAIDQVKERRPTFKAKNNQKPSSSFRASRVGL; from the exons ATGGGTTCTCTTGGCCGGAAATCGTTTTGCGCTACAAGTCCCCATTTTTTCAAGATTATTCTGGAGGACACTTCTTCTGACTACAAACTG ACAATTCCAAAGAAGTTCTTCATAAAATTTGGTGAAGATCTCTCAAATTTAGTACGTCTTAAGCTGCCAAGTGGTTCTGAATGGGAAGTGGAATTGACAAGACGCAATGGTGAGGCTTGGTTTGAAAAGGGTTGGCCAGAGTTCTCTAGGTTCTGCTCTCTAGAATATGGCAGTTTCCTAGTTTTTCGATATGAAGGGAATTCTCACTTTCAAGTTTATATATTTGACAAGAGTGCCACAGAGATTGATTATCCCTTGACAGTACCCAAGATTGAAGTTgttgatgaagatgatttatCTGTTGAAATTGTGGAAGACTTGGCTCCCTGCCCAAAAAGAAGGGAACATTCTTTATTATTTCTCCCTACTTACAAGAAAATGAGAACAAGTTTGAGTGGTAGACAAGATCTGATTTCCGAAAATGAGAACACTCATGACATGAAGCCAATGACAAACAAAGATTCACATTGCTCCAAAGCAGAAATAAAAG GAGCAACTGAATGCGCCACCAAAGCTGATGTTGGATCCTCATCTATGCCTGAAAGTGTCCCAAGGCAAAAATGCCATAAGAATCTTGGGAGGATGGAGCCATTGACTACAACTGAGAAAGCTATAGCTCTTGAAAGGGCAAATGATTTCACATCTGATCAACCATATCTCAAGATGGCCATGCAGCCCTCTCATATCCATTCTGGAAGTATT CTGCCTGCTGGAATTGCCATACTTAGAGTATCGGTTGGAAGAACTTGGTCTGTGAAGTTCAAGTATGatcataacaactcaaaagcTCGATTATCGAGTGATTGGTCACTTTTTGTACAGGACAATAATCTGAAAGTTGGGGATGTTTGTGTCTTTGTGCTTAATGACTGCAATGAACTTTTATTTGAAGTTTTCTTTTTCCCCACCATAGAAGCTACAGATCACACCTTCTCACCAG GGTATGGAAGAGGAGCAATTGATCAAGTCAAAGAGAGAAGGCCTACATTTAAAG ctAAGAACAATCAAAAGCCTTCTTCATCTTTCAGGGCTTCAAGAGTTGGTCTTTAA
- the LOC126800885 gene encoding B3 domain-containing transcription factor VRN1-like — MVSLGQQTFCSTSPHFFKVILENSSLDLKLKIPKKFVMKYGKDLSNLVCLKLPSGFEWEVELTRCNGKAWFEKGWPEFYSFCSLACGNFLVFRYEGNSTFELCIFDTSCTEIDYPINVSKIDEDEDDDLSIDILDDFSPCLKSREKFSLISPPCKKMRKRSDTISDSISEYESAQPFSTVLFEKPMLMKDSHCSNSESKGEGHRVALESAVRGSSCTRRLPKQTLDHKIIKNALQSASAFNPDDAPFFKISMKTVNIHRSILSLPSKFSKRHLTKLPAGIATLQFSSGRTWSVRTWSVQFKYDHDTSKAQLLNGWSEFVRDNCLKVGDVCGFFLIDRYSFVFEVALPNNEAPNFPMTAGDGDLIIVQEKRSPDIKVESECDLSCEFDLSSSLAIVNKPNISEQLTQRRDRRSNLDAANKFVSDKPFFLATLGSLHKEKSNVWLPAKFVESFIKVAKQTVKLQVEDRSWPVKLFRYGKTSAKFSGGWAAFAKEHQLEKGDVCIFELTERNDIVLKVHIFRC; from the exons ATGGTTTCTCTTGGTCAGCAAACATTTTGTTCTACATCACCCCATTTTTTCAAGGTTATTCTGGAGAACAGTTCTTTAGACCTCAAACTG AAAATTCCAAAGAAATTTGTGATGAAGTACGGTAAGGATCTCTCAAATTTGGTCTGTCTTAAGCTTCCCAGTGGCTTTGAATGGGAAGTGGAATTGACCAGATGTAATGGTAAGGCTTGGTTTGAAAAGGGTTGGCCAGAGTTTTATAGTTTCTGCTCTCTAGCCTGTGGTAACTTCCTAGTTTTTCGGTATGAAGGGAATTCTACATTCGAGTTATGTATATTTGATACAAGTTGCACAGAGATTGATTATCCTATAAACGTGTCGAAgattgatgaagatgaagatgatgatttaTCTATTGATATCCTGGACGACTTTTCACCCTGCCTAAAATCAAGGGAGAAATTTTCATTAATATCTCCTCCTtgcaagaaaatgagaaaaaggtCGGATACTATATCAGACAGCATTTCTGAATATGAGAGTGCTCAACCTTTTTCCACGGTCTTGTTTGAGAAGCCAATGCTAATGAAAGATTCACATTGCTCTAATTCAGAATCGAAAG GGGAGGGTCATAGGGTCGCTTTGGAAAGTGCAGTTAGAGGCTCTTCTTGCACTAGAAGACTCCCAAAACAGACACTTGATCACAAGATCATTAAAAATGCTCTTCAGAGCGCTAGTGCTTTCAATCCTGATGACGCACCATTTTTCAAGATCTCAATGAAGACTGTAAATATCCATAGAAGTATTCTG TCTTTGCCATCTAAATTTTCTAAGAGACATCTTACCAAGCTACCGGCTGGTATTGCCACCCTTCAATTTTCGAGCGGAAGAACTTGGTCTGTTAGAACATGGTCTGTTCAATTCAAGTATGATCATGACACCTCAAAAGCTCAATTGCTGAATGGTTGGTCAGAATTTGTAAGGGACAATTGTTTGAAAGTTGGGGATGTGTGTGGCTTTTTCCTTATTGACCGCTATAGTTTTGTATTTGAAGTTGCCCTTCCCAACAACGAAGCTCCAAATTTCCCCATGACAGCAG GCGATGGAGATTTAATAATAGTTCAAGAAAAGAGAAGTCCTGATATTAAAGTTGAATCAGAATGTGACTTGAGTTGTGAATTTGATCTATCTAGCTCCCTTGCAATTG TCAATAAGCCCAATATTAGTGAGCAGCTTACTCAAAGGCGGGATCGAAGGAGTAATCTTGATGCTGCTAACAAGTTCGTCTCAGATAAGCCCTTTTTCTTAGCCACTCTTGGGTCACTCCATAAAGAGAAGTCAAATGTG TGGTTACCAGCTAAATTTGTCGAGAGTTTCATTAAGGTGGCGAAACAAACTGTGAAACTTCAGGTAGAGGATAGATCTTGGCCTGTAAAGTTGTTTCGCTATGGCAAGACTTCAGCTAAGTTTTCTGGTGGCTgggctgcatttgctaaagaACATCAGTTGGAAAAAGGAGATGTCTGCATATTTGAGCTCACTGAGAGAAATGACATTGTATTGAAAGTTCACATTTTTAGATGTTGA